In Lujinxingia sediminis, a single genomic region encodes these proteins:
- a CDS encoding methyltransferase domain-containing protein, with product MIRRDILDLLQCPACAGPELTLGSGRRPDLVCQSCDSHYPIVNGIPDLVAPEATPAPGTYRTETLANVIAGVYDVVAPVMSMAIWRCSPLRYIDHENRALGRARGGVYLEAPIGTGVALAPCIAPYHDVTVLGVDKSWKMLFQAQKRLKKTGASFQLIRADVNALPIKSGAVRSLQSLNGLHGFTDRVGALNEFHRCLEPEGYFSGSTLVRAQTDMADAVLERYERYGIYPMLRSPEFLLQEVGAASFEGMHFETHGAVMFFAGQRAADDEIESNSPSSKRTAKTTSAKKGGAKSSGASKKAKKAKGKKSSRRAG from the coding sequence ATGATTCGGCGCGACATTCTTGATCTTCTTCAATGCCCGGCCTGCGCCGGCCCCGAGCTCACCCTGGGCAGCGGACGTCGCCCCGACCTGGTCTGCCAGAGCTGTGACTCGCACTACCCCATCGTCAATGGCATCCCCGACCTGGTCGCTCCAGAAGCCACTCCGGCCCCGGGAACCTACCGCACTGAGACGCTGGCCAACGTCATCGCCGGCGTCTACGACGTGGTCGCCCCGGTGATGAGCATGGCCATCTGGCGCTGCAGCCCGCTGCGCTACATCGATCACGAGAACCGTGCCCTGGGCCGGGCCCGCGGCGGCGTCTATCTGGAGGCCCCCATTGGCACCGGCGTTGCGCTGGCCCCCTGCATCGCGCCCTACCATGACGTGACCGTGCTCGGCGTCGACAAGTCCTGGAAGATGCTCTTTCAGGCCCAAAAACGCCTCAAGAAAACAGGCGCGAGCTTTCAGCTTATTCGTGCCGACGTCAACGCCCTCCCCATCAAGAGTGGCGCGGTGCGAAGCCTGCAGAGCCTCAACGGCCTGCACGGCTTTACCGATCGGGTCGGCGCGCTCAACGAATTCCACCGCTGCCTGGAACCCGAGGGCTACTTCTCCGGCTCCACACTTGTTCGCGCGCAGACGGACATGGCCGACGCGGTGCTCGAACGCTACGAGCGCTACGGCATCTATCCGATGCTTCGCAGCCCCGAGTTCTTACTTCAGGAGGTCGGCGCGGCGTCTTTTGAAGGCATGCACTTTGAAACGCACGGCGCGGTGATGTTCTTCGCCGGCCAGCGTGCCGCAGATGATGAGATCGAAAGCAACTCGCCATCGTCAAAGCGCACAGCAAAGACCACGAGCGCGAAGAAAGGGGGCGCTAAATCGTCGGGCGCGTCGAAAAAAGCGAAAAAAGCAAAAGGCAAGAAGTCATCGCGGCGCGCCGGCTGA